A single Lolium perenne isolate Kyuss_39 chromosome 6, Kyuss_2.0, whole genome shotgun sequence DNA region contains:
- the LOC127306066 gene encoding uncharacterized protein isoform X1, with the protein MHDGCGDRRPCVPHMWPATRVEAAAPPPPPKGPAASPRASLPPLRTASYPPAPTTPPPAPAAQKQEEGLLSPRPASADFFLKDGREFRVGDCALFQAVDVPPFIGLIRWIEKKEEGFPKLRVSWLYRSADVKLNKAIQLNAAPNEIFYSFHQDETSAVSLLHPCKVAFLRKGVELPAGISSFVCRRVYDIDNKCLWWLTDKDYINERQEEVNRLLHRTRLEMHAAVQSGGRSPKRLNSPSSAQQKSGSDDAQNCGLSKGKKRERVEQGIDPAVRDRDRPLKVEDGELGNLKVDNMKHTVAKFMTKFTNKGGLCHDEAVEKLIQLMQLDRTERKIDLGGRVLLAHIITATESPDCLRRFVQLRGLPVLNEWLQETHKGKSGEGGSPKETDKRVEEFLMALLRALAKLPINLNALQSCSIGKSVNHLRSHRNVEIQKKAKCLVENWKKRVDAEMKSNEAKPVVSGQAVSWSGKGGAAEITNGGNRRSGLSETSPKNSASHHSSKVLTAKHGTSDAVTKSSPLTSGSLKSQHPQPCKSNGGSELPTVKEEKSSSSSQSLNNSHSCSSDLAKTFGSPWKEDARSSTAASGNASKTSGSSSRVHRRANSARLGSGVKKEATVGRSTSLDRSSFQEKSSQPGMASEKVGDTPPDNGNSHRLVVRFPNPSRSPARSVSGGSFEDPSVTGSRSSSPVLADKHEQNGRRVKMKTENCQPQLACDANADSWHNNEIKGVAGSEEDDKSAVLTLESNRTTEEAGKDASALRAASSLQVNEKGVCSSETRGNSFNPMNALIEIKYSEAPPLQTGDDTAMNLLASVAGEISKSELVSPSASLRNTSTKEVGCEGDSIEKLKVECDTVLSQREGTSLVQKVIVEKQVTSDACLGGKDKLNRRAHLSLQDDNKCTTSSGPPPKNGANCNVAESSAKTENQEEECTNKCSSVPGVDSQGDGDQNLNISKSSFIEICTESNIHSSAGEDHTACASRGTVENSPDFVGATSGGQSNSVVSNRKSELLPPEELQLCALDKQVHALSKSTDQKPLAGGLDQPEATDTCGKLGLKSAVCPVAVSPKQGEGSISTVVKGDKKEQPSSTSADVNKLAGFRVDVANGIKDSKDSSSESSSHVELQAVTSQDIGHIPKKLSDDVGRKEDLVSSDEGSSIAAKAKSNGTAKLDFDLNELGDEGNHSEPATSPATCSSAIHLPGLSPFVPPVLSGLPAPITVAAPAKGPFVPPENLLRVKPEAGWKGSAATSAFRPAEPRKALGTFLTAPGIVPSGAAGKQPRPAFDIDLNVADDQILEEDISQSSAQTTGSESGNTRSRDGPVRSAGIELDLNRADEVGENSQFMPNSSHRVEVTLLPARPFAGVIPRNDINSSRNFFDLNNGPSLDEASTEPAQRSQSSKGASSIPFLPQAAGLRMNGTEINNMSPWFPSANPYAPVAMQSFLPARGELPYPIETAPGTQRIIASAVDSSQLGSDSSRAPVISTPPTMVLHPPAYQYAGFPFPSSVHLPTTGFPIGSTPYPSSVPAGVPYFPTMAPSLVGSTGALPAQSVRQYAMSRHEGSSSDGHDNNWKWRRQGFDLNSGPGAIDLEGKDERVPLSVRQNLITPPQAFVDDQSRMYQMPGVGIKRKEPEGSWDAERSSSYKQLSWQ; encoded by the exons aaggaagaagGCTTTCCCAAGTTACGTGTAAGTTGGCTCTATAGATCTGCTGACGTCAAGCTTAACAAGGCAATCCAGCTCAACGCCGCACCGAACGAGATCTTCTATTCTTTCCACCAGGACGAGACGTCTGCCGTGTCTCTGCTACATCCTTGCAAAGTTGCCTTTTTGCGGAAAGGCGTCGAGCTGCCAGCTGGAATATCCTCATTTGTGTGTCGGCGTGTGTATGATATCGACAACAAGTGTTTGTGGTGGCTTACTGACAAGGATTATATTAAT GAACGGCAGGAAGAAGTAAATCGACTTCTGCATAGAACAAGGTTAGAAATGCACGCTGCAGTCCAGTCAGGTGGACGTTCACCGAAGCGGCTAAACAGTCCATCGTCTGCCCAGCAGAAATCTGGTTCAGATGATGCACAGAATTGTGGTTTATCTAAAGGAAAGAAGAGGGAGAGAGTCGAGCAAGGAATTGATCCAGCTGTGCGAGACCGTGATCGTCCCCTTAAGGTTGAAGACGGTGAACTGGGAAACCTCAAagtagacaatatgaagcatacaGTCGCGAAGTTTATGACAAAGTTTACGAATAAAGGTGGACTTTGTCATGATGAAGCAGTTGAGAAGCTTATTCAGTTAATGCAACTTGATCGAACTGAACGGAAGATAGACCTTGGTGGTCGAGTACTGCTTGCACATATTATCACAGCTACAGAAAGTCCTGATTGCCTCAGGAGATTTGTGCAACTAAGGGGCCTTCCTGTTTTGAATGAGTGGCTTCAAGAGACTCACAAAGGCAAGTCTGGTGAAGGCGGTAGTCCTAAAGAAACTGATAAGCGTGTTGAAGAATTTCTGATGGCACTGCTCCGTGCTCTCGCAAAATTGCCTATCAATCTGAACGCCTTGCAGAGTTGCAGTATTGGGAAATCTGTCAATCATCTGCGTAGCCATAGAAATGTGGAGATACAGAAGAAGGCGAAGTGTCTTGTTGAAAACTGGAAAAAGCGTGTTGATGCTGAAATGAAGTCAAATGAGGCGAAACCTGTAGTATCTGGTCAAGCTGTTTCCTGGTCAGGGAAAGGTGGTGCTGCAGAAATTACTAATGGTGGAAACAGACGAAGCGGCCTGAGCGAGACCAGTCCTAAAAACTCAGCATCTCATCATTCTTCAAAGGTTTTGACTGCTAAACATGGTACCTCCGATGCTGTTACAAAATCGAGTCCTCTCACATCTGGCTCTTTAAAGTCGCAACACCCACAACCCTGCAAATCAAATGGCGGTTCTGAGTTGCCAACAGTGAAAGAGGAGAAAAGCAGCAGTTCAAGCCAATCGCTGAATAACAGTCACTCATGTTCCAGTGATCTTGCAAAAACATTTGGTTCTCCATGGAAGGAGGACGCAAGAAGTTCTACTGCTGCATCTGGCAATGCTAGTAAAACTTCTGGGAGCTCTTCACGTGTCCATCGAAGGGCAAACAGTGCCCGTCTTGGTTCTGGGGTAAAGAAAGAAGCTACCGTGGGAAGATCTACTTCGCTTGATCGGTCCTCGTTCCAGGAAAAATCATCACAACCTGGAATGGCGTCTGAGAAAGTAGGTGATACACCTCCTGATAATGGTAATAGCCATAGATTGGTAGTTCGCTTTCCGAATCCAAGTCGTAGTCCTGCTAGAAGTGTGAGTGGTGGCTCATTTGAGGACCCATCTGTCACTGGTAGTAGATCCTCATCTCCTGTGCTTGCTGATAAGCATGAACAGAATGGTCGGCGGGTGAAAATGAAGACTGAAAATTGTCAGCCTCAGTTAGCTTGTGATGCTAATGCCGATTCTTGGCATAACAATGAGATTAAAGGGGTCGCAGGTTCGGAGGAAGATGATAAATCAGCAGTCCTTACATTGGAGAGCAACAGGACAACTGAGGAAGCTGGTAAGGATGCGTCTGCATTACGAGCTGCAAGTTCATTGCAAGTGAATGAGAAAGGTGTCTGCTCAAGTGAAACCAGGGGAAACTCATTCAACCCTATGAATGCTTTAATTGAAATAAAATACTCTGAAGCTCCTCCTTTGCAAACTGGAGATGATACTGCGATGAATCTTCTTGCCAGTGTGGCTGGAGAAATATCTAAATCTGAATTAGTTTCTCCATCGGCTTCACTGAGAAATACATCTACAAAAGAAGTAGGATGTGAAGGAGATAGCATTGAGAAGTTAAAAGTAGAATGTGACACAGTCCTGTCTCAGCGTGAAGGAACATCACTTGTTCAGAAAGTCATTGTGGAGAAGCAAGTGACATCTGATGCTTGTTTGGGTGGAAAGGATAAACTGAACCGGAGGGCCCACTTATCATTGCAAGACGACAATAAATGTACGACATCTTCTGGTCCGCCACCTAAAAATGGTGCAAACTGTAATGTTGCTGAATCGTCAGCAAAGACTGAAAACCAAGAAGAGGAGTGCACAAACAAGTGTTCTTCTGTACCCGGGGTTGATTCACAAGGTGATGGTGATCAAAACTTAAATATATCCAAGTCTTCTTTTATTGAGATATGTACAGAATCTAATATTCATTCGTCTGCAGGTGAAGATCACACTGCATGTGCCAGCCGTGGGACAGTTGAAAACAGCCCTGATTTTGTCGGTGCTACTTCAGGTGGCCAATCTAATTCAGTTGTTTCTAACCGGAAGTCAGAATTGCTCCCTCCTGAGGAGTTGCAATTATGTGCCCTTGATAAACAGGTTCATGCCTTGTCGAAGTCAACTGATCAAAAGCCACTTGCCGGTGGACTAGATCAGCCGGAAGCCACCGATACATGTGGTAAATTGGGTTTGAAATCTGCAGTATGTCCAGTGGCTGTTTCTCCGAAACAAGGTGAAGGGAGTATtagcacagtggtcaaaggggacaaAAAGGAGCAGCCTTCTTCCACTTCAGCTGATGTTAACAAGTTAGCTGGATTCCGAGTTGATGTGGCTAATGGGATCAAAGACTCGAAGGATAGTTCCAGTGAATCGAGTAGCCATGTAGAACTCCAAGCTGTCACATCTCAGGATATTGGGCACATTCCAAAGAAGCTGAGTGATGATGTGGGTCGAAAAGAGGACCTTGTCTCATCAGATGAGGGTTCTTCTATAGCTGCCAAGGCTAAGTCAAATGGTACCGCTAAGCTTGATTTTGATTTGAATGAACTGGGGGATGAAGGGAATCACTCTGAGCCAGCTACCTCTCCTGCTACATGTTCTTCTGCGATTCATTTGCCTGGTCTTTCTCCATTTGTACCACCTGTTTTAAGTGGTCTGCCTGCCCCAATAACAGTAGCTGCTCCAGCCAAAGGACCTTTTGTCCCTCCTGAGAACCTATTAAGAGTGAAGCCTGAGGCTGGGTGGAAAGGTTCAGCAGCTACAAGTGCATTTCGTCCTGCGGAACCACGGAAGGCGTTGGGGACGTTTCTCACTGCACCTGGTATTGTCCCATCTGGTGCTGCGGGTAAGCAGCCTCGCCCAGCATTTGACATTGATCTAAATGTAGCAGATGACCAGATTCTCGAGGAAGACATCTCACAGAGTTCTGCTCAGACAACTGGCTCTGAATCTGGCAACACTAGAAGTCGTGATGGTCCTGTACGAAGTGCTGGCATTGAGCTTGACTTGAATAGGGCTGATGAAGTTGGAGAGAATAGTCAATTTATGCCGAACTCTTCACACAGAGTCGAGGTCACATTGTTGCCAGCAAGACCGTTTGCAGGAGTTATACCGAGGAATGATATAAATAGCTCAAGGAACTTCTTTGATCTCAATAACGGGCCTAGCCTTGATGAAGCTAGTACAGAGCCTGCACAGAGGAGCCAATCATCTAAAGGTGCTAGCAGCATACCATTCCTACCTCAAGCTGCTGGCCTCAGAATGAATGGTACTGAAATCAATAACATGTCACCATGGTTTCCTTCTGCCAATCCATATGCTCCTGTAGCTATGCAATCGTTTTTGCCAGCTAGGGGAGAACTGCCTTACCCAATAGAAACAGCACCTGGAACCCAGAGAATCATTGCTTCTGCGGTAGACAGTAGCCAGTTAGGAAGTGATTCCTCCAGGGCTCCAGTTATTTCCACACCACCGACCATGGTGCTACACCCTCCTGCATATCAATATGCAGGATTTCCATTCCCTTCCAGCGTTCACCTTCCGACAACGGGATTTCCAATTGGGTCAacaccgtatcccagttccgtgccTGCTGGAGTGCCATACTTCCCAACCATGGCCCCCTCACTCGTTGGGTCAACAGGTGCATTACCTGCCCAAAGCGTGAGGCAGTATGCGATGAGCCGTCATGAAGGCAGCAGCAGCGATGGACATGACAATAATTGGAAATGGAGAAGACAAGGGTTTGATCTCAATTCTGGCCCTGGGGCTATAGATTTAGAAGGGAAAGATGAGCGAGTACCTTTATCGGTTAGACAAAATTTGATCACACCGCCACAAGCTTTTGTGGATGATCAATCTAGAATGTACCAAATGCCTGGTGTAGGAATAAAGAGGAAAGAACCCGAAGGCAGCTGGGATGCTGAAAGGTCATCATCATACAAGCAATTGTCATGGCAGTAA
- the LOC127306066 gene encoding uncharacterized protein isoform X3 has product MHDGCGDRRPCVPHMWPATRVEAAAPPPPPKGPAASPRASLPPLRTASYPPAPTTPPPAPAAQKQEEGLLSPRPASADFFLKDGREFRVGDCALFQAVDVPPFIGLIRWIEKKEEGFPKLRVSWLYRSADVKLNKAIQLNAAPNEIFYSFHQDETSAVSLLHPCKVAFLRKGVELPAGISSFVCRRVYDIDNKCLWWLTDKDYINEEVNRLLHRTRLEMHAAVQSGGRSPKRLNSPSSAQQKSGSDDAQNCGLSKGKKRERVEQGIDPAVRDRDRPLKVEDGELGNLKVDNMKHTVAKFMTKFTNKGGLCHDEAVEKLIQLMQLDRTERKIDLGGRVLLAHIITATESPDCLRRFVQLRGLPVLNEWLQETHKGKSGEGGSPKETDKRVEEFLMALLRALAKLPINLNALQSCSIGKSVNHLRSHRNVEIQKKAKCLVENWKKRVDAEMKSNEAKPVVSGQAVSWSGKGGAAEITNGGNRRSGLSETSPKNSASHHSSKVLTAKHGTSDAVTKSSPLTSGSLKSQHPQPCKSNGGSELPTVKEEKSSSSSQSLNNSHSCSSDLAKTFGSPWKEDARSSTAASGNASKTSGSSSRVHRRANSARLGSGVKKEATVGRSTSLDRSSFQEKSSQPGMASEKVGDTPPDNGNSHRLVVRFPNPSRSPARSVSGGSFEDPSVTGSRSSSPVLADKHEQNGRRVKMKTENCQPQLACDANADSWHNNEIKGVAGSEEDDKSAVLTLESNRTTEEAGKDASALRAASSLQVNEKGVCSSETRGNSFNPMNALIEIKYSEAPPLQTGDDTAMNLLASVAGEISKSELVSPSASLRNTSTKEVGCEGDSIEKLKVECDTVLSQREGTSLVQKVIVEKQVTSDACLGGKDKLNRRAHLSLQDDNKCTTSSGPPPKNGANCNVAESSAKTENQEEECTNKCSSVPGVDSQGEDHTACASRGTVENSPDFVGATSGGQSNSVVSNRKSELLPPEELQLCALDKQVHALSKSTDQKPLAGGLDQPEATDTCGKLGLKSAVCPVAVSPKQGEGSISTVVKGDKKEQPSSTSADVNKLAGFRVDVANGIKDSKDSSSESSSHVELQAVTSQDIGHIPKKLSDDVGRKEDLVSSDEGSSIAAKAKSNGTAKLDFDLNELGDEGNHSEPATSPATCSSAIHLPGLSPFVPPVLSGLPAPITVAAPAKGPFVPPENLLRVKPEAGWKGSAATSAFRPAEPRKALGTFLTAPGIVPSGAAGKQPRPAFDIDLNVADDQILEEDISQSSAQTTGSESGNTRSRDGPVRSAGIELDLNRADEVGENSQFMPNSSHRVEVTLLPARPFAGVIPRNDINSSRNFFDLNNGPSLDEASTEPAQRSQSSKGASSIPFLPQAAGLRMNGTEINNMSPWFPSANPYAPVAMQSFLPARGELPYPIETAPGTQRIIASAVDSSQLGSDSSRAPVISTPPTMVLHPPAYQYAGFPFPSSVHLPTTGFPIGSTPYPSSVPAGVPYFPTMAPSLVGSTGALPAQSVRQYAMSRHEGSSSDGHDNNWKWRRQGFDLNSGPGAIDLEGKDERVPLSVRQNLITPPQAFVDDQSRMYQMPGVGIKRKEPEGSWDAERSSSYKQLSWQ; this is encoded by the exons aaggaagaagGCTTTCCCAAGTTACGTGTAAGTTGGCTCTATAGATCTGCTGACGTCAAGCTTAACAAGGCAATCCAGCTCAACGCCGCACCGAACGAGATCTTCTATTCTTTCCACCAGGACGAGACGTCTGCCGTGTCTCTGCTACATCCTTGCAAAGTTGCCTTTTTGCGGAAAGGCGTCGAGCTGCCAGCTGGAATATCCTCATTTGTGTGTCGGCGTGTGTATGATATCGACAACAAGTGTTTGTGGTGGCTTACTGACAAGGATTATATTAAT GAAGAAGTAAATCGACTTCTGCATAGAACAAGGTTAGAAATGCACGCTGCAGTCCAGTCAGGTGGACGTTCACCGAAGCGGCTAAACAGTCCATCGTCTGCCCAGCAGAAATCTGGTTCAGATGATGCACAGAATTGTGGTTTATCTAAAGGAAAGAAGAGGGAGAGAGTCGAGCAAGGAATTGATCCAGCTGTGCGAGACCGTGATCGTCCCCTTAAGGTTGAAGACGGTGAACTGGGAAACCTCAAagtagacaatatgaagcatacaGTCGCGAAGTTTATGACAAAGTTTACGAATAAAGGTGGACTTTGTCATGATGAAGCAGTTGAGAAGCTTATTCAGTTAATGCAACTTGATCGAACTGAACGGAAGATAGACCTTGGTGGTCGAGTACTGCTTGCACATATTATCACAGCTACAGAAAGTCCTGATTGCCTCAGGAGATTTGTGCAACTAAGGGGCCTTCCTGTTTTGAATGAGTGGCTTCAAGAGACTCACAAAGGCAAGTCTGGTGAAGGCGGTAGTCCTAAAGAAACTGATAAGCGTGTTGAAGAATTTCTGATGGCACTGCTCCGTGCTCTCGCAAAATTGCCTATCAATCTGAACGCCTTGCAGAGTTGCAGTATTGGGAAATCTGTCAATCATCTGCGTAGCCATAGAAATGTGGAGATACAGAAGAAGGCGAAGTGTCTTGTTGAAAACTGGAAAAAGCGTGTTGATGCTGAAATGAAGTCAAATGAGGCGAAACCTGTAGTATCTGGTCAAGCTGTTTCCTGGTCAGGGAAAGGTGGTGCTGCAGAAATTACTAATGGTGGAAACAGACGAAGCGGCCTGAGCGAGACCAGTCCTAAAAACTCAGCATCTCATCATTCTTCAAAGGTTTTGACTGCTAAACATGGTACCTCCGATGCTGTTACAAAATCGAGTCCTCTCACATCTGGCTCTTTAAAGTCGCAACACCCACAACCCTGCAAATCAAATGGCGGTTCTGAGTTGCCAACAGTGAAAGAGGAGAAAAGCAGCAGTTCAAGCCAATCGCTGAATAACAGTCACTCATGTTCCAGTGATCTTGCAAAAACATTTGGTTCTCCATGGAAGGAGGACGCAAGAAGTTCTACTGCTGCATCTGGCAATGCTAGTAAAACTTCTGGGAGCTCTTCACGTGTCCATCGAAGGGCAAACAGTGCCCGTCTTGGTTCTGGGGTAAAGAAAGAAGCTACCGTGGGAAGATCTACTTCGCTTGATCGGTCCTCGTTCCAGGAAAAATCATCACAACCTGGAATGGCGTCTGAGAAAGTAGGTGATACACCTCCTGATAATGGTAATAGCCATAGATTGGTAGTTCGCTTTCCGAATCCAAGTCGTAGTCCTGCTAGAAGTGTGAGTGGTGGCTCATTTGAGGACCCATCTGTCACTGGTAGTAGATCCTCATCTCCTGTGCTTGCTGATAAGCATGAACAGAATGGTCGGCGGGTGAAAATGAAGACTGAAAATTGTCAGCCTCAGTTAGCTTGTGATGCTAATGCCGATTCTTGGCATAACAATGAGATTAAAGGGGTCGCAGGTTCGGAGGAAGATGATAAATCAGCAGTCCTTACATTGGAGAGCAACAGGACAACTGAGGAAGCTGGTAAGGATGCGTCTGCATTACGAGCTGCAAGTTCATTGCAAGTGAATGAGAAAGGTGTCTGCTCAAGTGAAACCAGGGGAAACTCATTCAACCCTATGAATGCTTTAATTGAAATAAAATACTCTGAAGCTCCTCCTTTGCAAACTGGAGATGATACTGCGATGAATCTTCTTGCCAGTGTGGCTGGAGAAATATCTAAATCTGAATTAGTTTCTCCATCGGCTTCACTGAGAAATACATCTACAAAAGAAGTAGGATGTGAAGGAGATAGCATTGAGAAGTTAAAAGTAGAATGTGACACAGTCCTGTCTCAGCGTGAAGGAACATCACTTGTTCAGAAAGTCATTGTGGAGAAGCAAGTGACATCTGATGCTTGTTTGGGTGGAAAGGATAAACTGAACCGGAGGGCCCACTTATCATTGCAAGACGACAATAAATGTACGACATCTTCTGGTCCGCCACCTAAAAATGGTGCAAACTGTAATGTTGCTGAATCGTCAGCAAAGACTGAAAACCAAGAAGAGGAGTGCACAAACAAGTGTTCTTCTGTACCCGGGGTTGATTCACAAG GTGAAGATCACACTGCATGTGCCAGCCGTGGGACAGTTGAAAACAGCCCTGATTTTGTCGGTGCTACTTCAGGTGGCCAATCTAATTCAGTTGTTTCTAACCGGAAGTCAGAATTGCTCCCTCCTGAGGAGTTGCAATTATGTGCCCTTGATAAACAGGTTCATGCCTTGTCGAAGTCAACTGATCAAAAGCCACTTGCCGGTGGACTAGATCAGCCGGAAGCCACCGATACATGTGGTAAATTGGGTTTGAAATCTGCAGTATGTCCAGTGGCTGTTTCTCCGAAACAAGGTGAAGGGAGTATtagcacagtggtcaaaggggacaaAAAGGAGCAGCCTTCTTCCACTTCAGCTGATGTTAACAAGTTAGCTGGATTCCGAGTTGATGTGGCTAATGGGATCAAAGACTCGAAGGATAGTTCCAGTGAATCGAGTAGCCATGTAGAACTCCAAGCTGTCACATCTCAGGATATTGGGCACATTCCAAAGAAGCTGAGTGATGATGTGGGTCGAAAAGAGGACCTTGTCTCATCAGATGAGGGTTCTTCTATAGCTGCCAAGGCTAAGTCAAATGGTACCGCTAAGCTTGATTTTGATTTGAATGAACTGGGGGATGAAGGGAATCACTCTGAGCCAGCTACCTCTCCTGCTACATGTTCTTCTGCGATTCATTTGCCTGGTCTTTCTCCATTTGTACCACCTGTTTTAAGTGGTCTGCCTGCCCCAATAACAGTAGCTGCTCCAGCCAAAGGACCTTTTGTCCCTCCTGAGAACCTATTAAGAGTGAAGCCTGAGGCTGGGTGGAAAGGTTCAGCAGCTACAAGTGCATTTCGTCCTGCGGAACCACGGAAGGCGTTGGGGACGTTTCTCACTGCACCTGGTATTGTCCCATCTGGTGCTGCGGGTAAGCAGCCTCGCCCAGCATTTGACATTGATCTAAATGTAGCAGATGACCAGATTCTCGAGGAAGACATCTCACAGAGTTCTGCTCAGACAACTGGCTCTGAATCTGGCAACACTAGAAGTCGTGATGGTCCTGTACGAAGTGCTGGCATTGAGCTTGACTTGAATAGGGCTGATGAAGTTGGAGAGAATAGTCAATTTATGCCGAACTCTTCACACAGAGTCGAGGTCACATTGTTGCCAGCAAGACCGTTTGCAGGAGTTATACCGAGGAATGATATAAATAGCTCAAGGAACTTCTTTGATCTCAATAACGGGCCTAGCCTTGATGAAGCTAGTACAGAGCCTGCACAGAGGAGCCAATCATCTAAAGGTGCTAGCAGCATACCATTCCTACCTCAAGCTGCTGGCCTCAGAATGAATGGTACTGAAATCAATAACATGTCACCATGGTTTCCTTCTGCCAATCCATATGCTCCTGTAGCTATGCAATCGTTTTTGCCAGCTAGGGGAGAACTGCCTTACCCAATAGAAACAGCACCTGGAACCCAGAGAATCATTGCTTCTGCGGTAGACAGTAGCCAGTTAGGAAGTGATTCCTCCAGGGCTCCAGTTATTTCCACACCACCGACCATGGTGCTACACCCTCCTGCATATCAATATGCAGGATTTCCATTCCCTTCCAGCGTTCACCTTCCGACAACGGGATTTCCAATTGGGTCAacaccgtatcccagttccgtgccTGCTGGAGTGCCATACTTCCCAACCATGGCCCCCTCACTCGTTGGGTCAACAGGTGCATTACCTGCCCAAAGCGTGAGGCAGTATGCGATGAGCCGTCATGAAGGCAGCAGCAGCGATGGACATGACAATAATTGGAAATGGAGAAGACAAGGGTTTGATCTCAATTCTGGCCCTGGGGCTATAGATTTAGAAGGGAAAGATGAGCGAGTACCTTTATCGGTTAGACAAAATTTGATCACACCGCCACAAGCTTTTGTGGATGATCAATCTAGAATGTACCAAATGCCTGGTGTAGGAATAAAGAGGAAAGAACCCGAAGGCAGCTGGGATGCTGAAAGGTCATCATCATACAAGCAATTGTCATGGCAGTAA